The Pseudodesulfovibrio sp. S3 nucleotide sequence TGCCTTGCTATGTATTTGCTTTTAAGAATACTTTTATTTTAATATCGCAATGCAATGTATAGTATTGCATTGCAATTTATCTGTGCAGATAGACTTTGTCAAGATTACTTTTCACAATAACCGACAACTCTACGCCATCAACCTTGGGGATAACGTTGAGTTATAACAAAACAGTGAATCGGAACGCCAACGCCTTGTACGCCGAAACACAGAGTCCCATTGTCAAAAAAGGAATTGGACTGAATCAAAAAGACAAGGTATCCCCTAGCCATGGTAAAGAAAGAGAAGACAAAACGAGATAACCCCCTGTTCGTTGCATCGCTGGAAAAAGGCGTAGTGCTGTTGGAAGCCTTTGATGAAGGCCACCGACGCCTTGGGCTGAATGATCTTGTGAAGTTGACGGGATTAAACAAAAGTGCTGTGCAACGTTTCCTGCATACCTGGGTGGCTCTTGGATACTTGTCCAAGAATGCCGAGACAAAACTGTACCGACTGACTCCCAAGGTCATGAGCCTCGGCTACAATTTTCTCAGAGGCGAACGTCTGGTGGAGGTCGCCACGCCCTTTCTGCTGGACGCCCGGGAACGAACCGGCAATTCCGTCTACCTGGGAACCCTCTACGACACTTCCATAATTTACCTGATTCGGCTGCCCCAACGCCTCCTCCTCTTGGAAGGAACACTCCCGGGTAGGCGCGTCCCGGCCTTCTGCGGCGGCAGAGCCTTTCTTTCCTGCCTCGACGACACTGAAATATTGTCTATCCTGGATCGTTCCAACCGTTCTGCCATAACGCCCTATACCATTACGGACATCGATGAAAACATGCGGGAGATCGCAACCGTGCGGGAAAAAGGATTTTGTATTTCCCAGCAGGAACAACTCATGGGCGAAATAGCTGTCTCCGCTCCCGTGCGCGACCTGCAGGGAGTGCCCCGGGCTGCAATCTATATTTCAGCAAGAATTACCGAATGGCCCCCGGATCGGGTGGAATCCGAACTCGCTCCCATTGCCCTTGAAACCGCCGGAATAATCAGCAGACAGTTGTAGCGAATCCCCTGCGGGGCGTGAGAAGGGACGATTATCCCAGCACAACGCAGCCCACCGATATCATTTGCATATCCCACGAAAAAAGGCTTGGAAGGAAAGCCTTCCAAGCCGTCATGATGGAGCTGAACCCACGACCGCTTGAATGCCATTTCAAGCACTCCCCAACCAAGCTAAACTATGGCAACTGACTATACGGCTATTCGACGACAACTCCTGGCCGAAAGGGATTGTGAGGCATAGGCACAGCAAATTGGGGATAGCGCACCCTCATTCCCAAACGGAATACTGCAATCGTAGAATCACCTCATCCTAACGCATTACACATTTTCCGATTCTTCTAAAAGAATCTCTTAACCACCTGTGACCACTGTCCTGCTCCATTCTCGGATGCCATATCATCAGATACTTGAATCCTGAAATTTCCTTGGGCGGTTCAATGATACGAATGGCAGTGTTAAGCCTTTCATGTTCAACCATTTTTTCAGGCACCGTTGCGATAAGATCCGTCCGCGCAACGCTCCTGATAGCCGTCATAAAATACGGCACATGGATTGAGCAGTGTCTCTCAGCCCCAATCTGCATAAGCCTGTGCTGCGGAATAGTCTGAATACCGTTAAAAACATTTACCCCGATGTGATTAGCCGCCATATAATCTCGCAGACTTATCCTCTTTTCATAGGTTGAATCCGCTGCGACGACGCATACGAAATGATCTTCATAGATAACCTCCGTATGGCACACTGGCGGGATATGCCCATCTGCAGCATTTAAAACCAGATCAACTCTGCCATGCAGCAAATCATCGTACCCTTGTTCATTCCAAGCCTGAAAATGAAATGTTGCCTTTTCAGCCGCAGGCAAAATCTTTTGGCAAAGATGTGGAGTGAGGACCGCCGCCGCATTATCCGTCAGAAGTATCCTGAAATGTGCGCTTTCCACCATGGGATCGAATTTGTCACCATCAATGAGGCGATCAATTTTAGGCAGCATCTCACTCAATTCATTATACAGTCTATACCCGACAGGTGTGAGTTCATACTCCTTCCCCATTCTTACCATGAGCTCATCGTTAAACAGATCGCGCAACCGCTGCAGAGCGCGGCTCATAGCAGGCTGGGAAAGAGACAGACGGTCCGCTGCGCGTGATATGTGCAATTCCTCAGCAAGGGCAGAAAAATAGACAAGAAGGTTCAGATCCACTCTTCTCAACTGTTCGATTTGCATAACACTCCTTCGGGGACCGCATGTTGGCCGACCATTTTCGCAAATTGCGGGGGTCAACCTTGGACATTCTCAGGGGCAACCCGCTAAAATACTCCATCATAACGGACAATTCCTTGGAGCCCAAGGCAGTTCGGCTCATACCGCCAAGCACTCAATGCGACCACTCATGCGTCACACACATACAAAGTATGCCATACTATGCATTTGATTTACACGTTTTCCAGTGTCACTATTCCTATAAACAGACACAAAAGAAAAGGAGCTGGAAATGGAAAAAACTGCCATCGTAACAGGATCATCACGCGGCATTGGCGCGGAAACAGCCAAACGACTGGCGCAAGCCGGTTTTGCTGTTGTCGTCAATTATGTGGGAAATCAGGAGGCTGCTGAAGAAGTAATCCTTTCGATAAAGACCCGAGGAGGACGCGCTGTTTGTGTCAAGGCGGATGTCAGCAAGCAGGATGAGGCCAGCCGCCTTTTTGACCAAGCAGAAAAGGAGTTCGGAGGCGTTGATGTCCTGGTCAACAATGCTGGCATCATGCAATTATCCCTTGTAGCAGAGACAGACGATGCAGCTGTCACACGGCATTTGGACATCAATGTAAAAGGGACGTTCAACACCTTGCGCGAAGCAGCTGAACGAATGCGGGATGGAGGACGAATCATCAATTTGTCATCAAGCGTCATTGGCCTGCGGCTCCCTTCCTACGGGATCTACGCGGCAACCAAAGCTGCCGTGGAATCGCTGACCATCACCATGGCTAACGAGATGCGCGGTCGCCAAATTACTGTCAATGCCGTTGCACCTGGGCCGACCGGAACAGATTTGTTCCTTGATGGAAAACCACAAGAGGTCATTGATAGACTCAGTAATGCGGCCCCACTGGAGCGCCTTGGAACACCTGAAGACATTGCGGACACAATCGTTTTTCTGGCGAGTCCGGAAGGCGGGTGGATTAATGGTCAGGTCATTCGCGCCAATGGAGGGATTGTCTAACCTGCACCCAACTCAGCAATTGCCATGAACAAAGTCAAAAATCAGCAAGGCACCTCATCTAATCACTCAGTCTCCACCAACACGGCATCTGACTGATTTTATTTGCATATCCTCAAAAGAAAGACTTGGAAGGAATACCTTCTAAGCCTTCATGATCTTGCGGAGATGAAAGACTGAAGACGTGCCTCCTTGCGGGCCATCCACTAAAGCCTGTTGCAGGAGTAGCAGATTCATCGACTGTTAATTTTTCGCTTTCGCCTGTTCATTCTCTTTAGCCCTTGATCAAGACCAAGGGTATGGCGTCCCCTGACTGCCGGTACAGTTTAACTGTCGATTCCTCATAGCCCCTCATCCCTTTGGGAGCTTCGTGAAACTGAATCCTGCGTTTTTTCATTGCCGTCACCGGCAAGGATTTCCGAGGGACGCCAAGACCATCAACGTCATGGGCCTGCACGACCTGGGCCGCGTGGCCCTGACTGGCCTCTCGGTCATGGACACAGTCACGGCCATTTCCGACTGCAACGACCGAGTGCCCCTGCAAGCCCAGCAGCCACCTGCGCACATCCCCACGTTTTCACTGCAAGAAAACACGCCCCCTATATCACCCCATGACGATACCATACGAGCCGGTTTCTTCGTGTTGAACTCTGGACGGAAAAGGCCTATAGGCACCCTAATCGAGATACAAAAGTCGGCATGACGGCCAATTACCGTACAACAGATCGAACCAAGGCGCCCTGCCCTTTCCAAACAACTTTCCGTTTCCATTGCGACAGCATGCTTCTTCGACATAACTACATTCAGGCTCTGGCCGCGCTGCTTTTCGGGGCCATCATTCTGGCAACTACCTGGACGGTATCTGTTGCCGCCACCTCTGGCGTGACGCCTTCCTCCACCCCGCCCCGGACAATCAAGATAGGTGGAGACATCAACTATCCCCCTTTCGAATTTCTGGGGGAAGATGGAATGCCTACGGGCTTCAACGTTGAAATAACCAGGGCCATTGCCAAGGCCATGAACTGCAACATACAAATTAGCCTCGGGCTTTGGAAAGGCATGCGTCAGGCCCTTGAATCCGGGGAAATAGATATGATTCAAGGCATATCCTATTCTCCGCGCCGAGCGCAACGGATGGTGTTTTCAAATCCGTACACAACCGTCGAATATGCTATTTTTTCAAGACAAAATACGCCGGTTGCCCTTCAGCTGGCCGATCTCCAGGGAAAATCCGTTCTTGTCGAAGACGGCGGAGTGATGTTCGACTTCATTTCCCGGAACTATCCCGACATCCGTCTCGTTCCCACCTACAGCCATGAAAACGCTCTGCGACTTCTGTCCACCGGCATGGGCGACTACGCCCTTGTCTCCCGCAAGGCGGGAATATACATCACCCGACTCCACGACATAGACAAGATTTATTCCGTGGGGACGGCCTTCTCCCTGCAAAAGTACTGTTACGCGGCCCTTCCGCAAAACAGGGACCTCATCCAGATTTTCAACACCGGCCTGGAAAAGATCAAGGCAACGGGAGAATACAGCAGAATCTGTGCACGCTGGCTCAACATCCCCGGCAAGGCCGAAATTCCCTGGAAACGCGTGACCATCTACGGTGTCATCATCATAACGCCATTACTCGCCATCATGGTGCTCGCCCTGTTTTGGAACAAGACGCTCCAAGCCCAGGTGGACGAACGGACCAAGACCCTTCGCGAAGAGGTCAAACTGCATCAACGCGCCAAACAGGAATTGCGGGACAAGCAGAAACAAATCATCCAAGCGGACAGAATGGCCACTCTCGGACTTATGGCGTCCGGTATCGCCCACGAGGTCAACACACCCAACGGGCTGTTTCTGCTCAATCTCCCGATTCTTCAGGATGTATGGGAAGACGTCAGACAACTGCTGAATGAACACGTGGCGAAAAAGGAAGACGTGATGCTGGGAGGGCTTTCCTTCAGCAACACCCAAGACGAAATAACGCAATTGATCACCGATATGCGGGTCGGTGCGGAAAGAATCAAGAGCATCGTCATGGAACTCAAGGATTATGGCAGACAGGATCCGCACCTGAGCAAAAAACCATTGGATATGAACAAGGTCGTGGCCGCCGCAGTGCGGTTGCTCAAGCCGACGCTGAACAAGTCCACACGGCATTTCAACCTGCAGATCCACGACCCCCTGCCACAAATAACAGCCAACGAACAAAAGCTCCAACAGATCATCGTCAATCTGATCATGAACGCCTGCCAAGCTTTGCCGGACCCCGGCCGGGCCATCACCGTCACCACGGGGATCGATGAAAAACTGAACGCCGTCATCGTGGAGGTAAAAGACGAAGGCGTCGGCATCCAGCCGGAGGACATGGACAAGATCACGACGCCCTTCTTCACCACCAAAAGGAACAACGGCGGCACAGGACTCGGGCTTGCCGTTTCGACCGCCATCGCCAAGGAGCACTACGGTATCATCGATTTCGAATCGACACCCGGCAAGGGGACAACTGCCATACTGGCGATCCCTCTCGAATCCTGATCCGTTGAACAGCCATGCCCACCCGAAATAAAACAAGGTGTTACCCATGACAGACGCACTGCAAGCCCCCCTGTTTCCGTCCTTTCAAATCCTTCTCGTCGACGACGAGCCCGCTTGGCTGCGGGGATTCAGCCTGGCGCTCGAACGTTCCGCAGGTATCAACAACGTTCTCGTCTGCCAGGACAGCAACCGGGTCATGGCCATTCTGGACAAGTCTTCCGTCGGCCTCGTACTGCTCGACCTCACCATGCCCGATATCGACGGCGAGGTGCTTCTGGGGGAGATCTCCGAAAAGTACCCCGACATAATGGTCATTGTCGTGAGCGGCATGAACCAACTGGAAACCGCTGTTCGCTGCATCCGCCGGGGAGCGTACGACTATTTCGTCAAGACGGACGCCCTGGAACACATCACCAAAGGCGTGCTCAACGCGATAAAATCCTACGACCTCGAAAGCATGCACAGTGCCATGCGCAACCGCCTCCTGAGCGGGGAACTCACCACCCCGGAGATTTTCTCCGACACCGTCACCATCAGCCCAGCCATGAAGCAGATCTTCCAATATATCGAATCCATTGCGCAAAGTTCGTTGCCGGTTCTCATTACGGGCGAAAGCGGCGTGGGAAAAGAGCTGATCGCCAATGCGGTGCACGAAGCAAGCGGCCGCACGGGCGAGATGGTCGGCGTCAACGTGGCCGGACTCGACGACAACACCTTTGCGGACACGTTGTTCGGCCATACCGTGGGGGCGTTCACCGGTGCCACTCGCCCCCGCAAGGGGATGGTTGAACGATCCAACGGGGGGTCGCTTTTCCTGGACGAAATCGGCGACCTCAGCCTGCAATCCCAGGTTAAGCTCCTCCGACTGCTTCAGGAGGGAGAATATTACCCCTTAGGCTCCGACCGCCCACGTTGCCTACAGGCTCGAATCATCGTGGCCACACATCAGGATCTCCGACAAAAGGAGCGCCAAGGGGAATTCCGGCGGGACCTCTATTACCGGCTCCAGATTCACCATATGCATATCCCCCCCCTGCGAGAGCGCAAGGAAGACATCCCCCTGCTCCTGAACCATTTCCTCGGTGAGGCCGCGCGGGAATTTGACAAAAAACTACCGCAATACCCCAAGGAACTCCCGGAATATCTA carries:
- a CDS encoding SDR family oxidoreductase is translated as MEKTAIVTGSSRGIGAETAKRLAQAGFAVVVNYVGNQEAAEEVILSIKTRGGRAVCVKADVSKQDEASRLFDQAEKEFGGVDVLVNNAGIMQLSLVAETDDAAVTRHLDINVKGTFNTLREAAERMRDGGRIINLSSSVIGLRLPSYGIYAATKAAVESLTITMANEMRGRQITVNAVAPGPTGTDLFLDGKPQEVIDRLSNAAPLERLGTPEDIADTIVFLASPEGGWINGQVIRANGGIV
- a CDS encoding LysR family transcriptional regulator, with the translated sequence MQIEQLRRVDLNLLVYFSALAEELHISRAADRLSLSQPAMSRALQRLRDLFNDELMVRMGKEYELTPVGYRLYNELSEMLPKIDRLIDGDKFDPMVESAHFRILLTDNAAAVLTPHLCQKILPAAEKATFHFQAWNEQGYDDLLHGRVDLVLNAADGHIPPVCHTEVIYEDHFVCVVAADSTYEKRISLRDYMAANHIGVNVFNGIQTIPQHRLMQIGAERHCSIHVPYFMTAIRSVARTDLIATVPEKMVEHERLNTAIRIIEPPKEISGFKYLMIWHPRMEQDSGHRWLRDSFRRIGKCVMR
- a CDS encoding transporter substrate-binding domain-containing protein — translated: MLLRHNYIQALAALLFGAIILATTWTVSVAATSGVTPSSTPPRTIKIGGDINYPPFEFLGEDGMPTGFNVEITRAIAKAMNCNIQISLGLWKGMRQALESGEIDMIQGISYSPRRAQRMVFSNPYTTVEYAIFSRQNTPVALQLADLQGKSVLVEDGGVMFDFISRNYPDIRLVPTYSHENALRLLSTGMGDYALVSRKAGIYITRLHDIDKIYSVGTAFSLQKYCYAALPQNRDLIQIFNTGLEKIKATGEYSRICARWLNIPGKAEIPWKRVTIYGVIIITPLLAIMVLALFWNKTLQAQVDERTKTLREEVKLHQRAKQELRDKQKQIIQADRMATLGLMASGIAHEVNTPNGLFLLNLPILQDVWEDVRQLLNEHVAKKEDVMLGGLSFSNTQDEITQLITDMRVGAERIKSIVMELKDYGRQDPHLSKKPLDMNKVVAAAVRLLKPTLNKSTRHFNLQIHDPLPQITANEQKLQQIIVNLIMNACQALPDPGRAITVTTGIDEKLNAVIVEVKDEGVGIQPEDMDKITTPFFTTKRNNGGTGLGLAVSTAIAKEHYGIIDFESTPGKGTTAILAIPLES
- a CDS encoding sigma-54 dependent transcriptional regulator; this translates as MTDALQAPLFPSFQILLVDDEPAWLRGFSLALERSAGINNVLVCQDSNRVMAILDKSSVGLVLLDLTMPDIDGEVLLGEISEKYPDIMVIVVSGMNQLETAVRCIRRGAYDYFVKTDALEHITKGVLNAIKSYDLESMHSAMRNRLLSGELTTPEIFSDTVTISPAMKQIFQYIESIAQSSLPVLITGESGVGKELIANAVHEASGRTGEMVGVNVAGLDDNTFADTLFGHTVGAFTGATRPRKGMVERSNGGSLFLDEIGDLSLQSQVKLLRLLQEGEYYPLGSDRPRCLQARIIVATHQDLRQKERQGEFRRDLYYRLQIHHMHIPPLRERKEDIPLLLNHFLGEAAREFDKKLPQYPKELPEYLTNYAFPGNIRELKAMVYDAVSVHKSHTMSMGSFLKAMHLEPPSDQTAPGQLPHKEWTPFDGMPSLPTITQCIELLVGEAMKKANGNQTLAARMLGISQPALSKRLKHIQTKN
- a CDS encoding IclR family transcriptional regulator C-terminal domain-containing protein, whose amino-acid sequence is MVKKEKTKRDNPLFVASLEKGVVLLEAFDEGHRRLGLNDLVKLTGLNKSAVQRFLHTWVALGYLSKNAETKLYRLTPKVMSLGYNFLRGERLVEVATPFLLDARERTGNSVYLGTLYDTSIIYLIRLPQRLLLLEGTLPGRRVPAFCGGRAFLSCLDDTEILSILDRSNRSAITPYTITDIDENMREIATVREKGFCISQQEQLMGEIAVSAPVRDLQGVPRAAIYISARITEWPPDRVESELAPIALETAGIISRQL